The following DNA comes from Archaeoglobaceae archaeon.
AAGCCAGAACCCTTCCAATCTTCGATATTAAGAGAATCTTCTGAGGGAAAATCGGAATCCAGGAATGGGATAACCCCGATAACCGGAACACCACAAAGCTCTTCAAGTCTCCTTATTCCATTACCAAGGAACTCTTCGTATCCTCTTAGTCTGTTTATTATCAGCCCAACAACCATTTTCCTTACATCTTCAGGTAGAAGTTGGTAGGTTCCATAAAGTGAAGCGAAAACACCACCACGATCTATGTCGCCTACTATTAATATTGCAGGCTTCGCATATCTCGCAATGTGAATGTTTGCAAGGTCTCTGTCGTAAAGATTGATTTCAGCCATCCCTCCTGCCCCCTCTATTACAATTACCTCAAATTCTTCAGCGAGACTGTCGTAGGCTTTTTCAACAACTCTCCTTAATTCAGGAGTTTTTTTGTAGTATTCCCTAGAATCGAGATCCCCGACCGCTTCTCCGAGAATCACAAGTTGAGAAATGAAATTTCCCTTTGGCTTTAGCAAAATTGGATTCATTCTTTCATCTGGTTCAATACCAGCTGCAAAAGCTTGCATTGCCTGAGCAATTGCAATTTCTTTTCCATTCTTCGTAACAAAAGAATTTAGACTCATGTTCTGGGCTTTGAATGGCGCCACTTCGTATCCTTTTTTTGCAAGTATCCTGCAGATTGCCATGGTTAACAAAGATTTACCAGCACTACTTGTTGTTCCACCAACCATTATCGCTTTCATTGCCATCTCTTGTAATCAACTTCAATTCCAAGCTGTTCCATTATTCTTGAAACTGTGAAATCCACGAGTTCTTCAAGATTTTTTGGTTTTGAATAAAAAGATAAGACTAAGGGATAAATGATTGCACCAAGCTCAGAAAGTCTTAAAAGAGCTGAAAGATGGCCTTTATGCAATGGAGCTTCTCTAACCGCAACAACGAGCCTTCTTCCTTCTTTTAGAGTCACGTCTGCAGCTCTTGTTATCAGGTTGTCCGTAATTCCGTATGCTATACTCGATGCAGTCTTGATACTGCATGGCACGATTGCCATTCCATCGTGTCTGAAGCTCCCGCTTGAGAAAGGAGCGTAGATTTCATCTTCGTCATAGAACTTCGTTGCTATGGTTCGCAAATAAGTTTCATCAAATTCGGTTTCACTTTTCATCGTTATTTTCGCCGCTCTCGAAGCGATTGCATACACTTCTATCCCTTTTGAGATTAGCTTTTCAATGAGTCTAATACCAACTATTTGACCGCTTGCTCCGGTTAGTGCAACAATAAGTTTCATATAAGCGGTTCAATATCTTCATCGAACAGATTTATTGTCTTCTCGACCCTTTCCTTTTCTGCACTTTCGATCCCTTCCTTTGCTTCAATCGCAAGTTGTTGCAACTCTTTTACCCTGGGAGCTTCGGTTACGTTGGCAAGAACAACTAAAGCTGCGACGTATTTTGTTCTCCTTGTAGGATAGTCTCCCGCTCTTACTTCAACCCCGGCAATTTGCTCTTCAAGCCAGATCTTTGCCTTCTCGAGTCCTTTTCTGTCGAGATGCTCTGGAGGACCTGCAACCAAAATTAGCGCCCTTTCTGCACTACTTATGTTACATGGTAATGTCAACCTTCCAAGTGCGGCCCTTCTGACGAGAGAGGCTATTTTTATAGCCTTGTCACCTTCAATCGTTTCAATTTCCTCTTTTTTCTTCTTTCTGAAGAATGGCAACCCTTTTTTTGAATCAGTTTCGGCTAAACTTGTTGCATAACCAATTGATGTGATTCCGCCACCTTTTAGAGTATTTATAACCTCGCTGCTGTCCACAACCATTTCTCCTACCAAGTCTTCTTCTATTGGTTCTCCCGCTCTTGCAAGTAAAGCGATTCTTCTAACTATTTCTTCGTTTATCTTTGCGAAAGAATCCTTGAGACTCATTCCCTCAAATTTCCATGCTCCATTATCAAACAGAATGAGATTATCAACGTATTTCATCAGGGAAATCATGCTTCTTGCTGCATTCAAAGAGTAAAGCTTTCCTTCTTCAGGTGCAGGAAGAATTCCAAATGCGTATACCGGCTCAGAATACATCTCGGAAAGATGCTTTGCAAGAACTGGTGCACCTCCACTCCCCGTTCCACCACCAAGACCAGCTAAAATGAGAAAGGCGTCCAAATCATGAGTTCCCCTTTCGTCAATAGCATTTAGAATCGTTTCGATTTCATCCTGGGTTATTTTGGCCCCCATTTTGTTATCCGTTCCTACACCGTGTCCTTTAACTACTGTTTGGCCGATTAAAATTCTGTCCTGCATCGGAACATGTTTTAGGCCTATTAAATCTGTTCTTGCAGTATTTACAGCAAGCCATCTCATTCTAATATTTGATCCTCTTCTTTTTTCATTCTCGATAAGCATGTCAAGAATCTTCCCGCCAGCCTGCCCAAAGCCTATGACGAAGAGCCTCATTTTGACCCCTTAAAACATAATTTCACTTTTTATTTAAATTTTTTGCATGTAGAAAAGACTATATTTAGCAACTCAAACTCAGTGGTATGAAAATTGGAATTATTGGTGCGAGCGGTTATACAGGGGGAGAACTCCTAAGACTCCTTGCTATGCACCCAAAAGCAGAAGTTTCTGCAGTTTCATCAAGGAGATTTGAGGGAAAGGAAGTTTGGAGGCTACATAGCTTTCTTAGAGGGTTCTATAATATTAAATTCTGTGCTCCGGAAATCAAAAACTTCTCTGATTGTGATGTCGTGTTTACTGCGGTCCCGCATGGAGAAGCGATGCTTTATGTTCCTAAATTGCTGGAGGTCGGTATAAAGGTTGTGGATCTGTCTGCAGATTATCGATTACCGAAGGAAGTTTACGAAAAGACCTATGGCAAGAAACATACTGGCTATCTGGAGGCAGTTTATGGTTTAACGGAACTTCATCGTGATGAAATAAGAAGAGCAAAGCTCGTGGCAAACCCGGGATGCTATCCAACTGGCACTGTTTTAGCTGTGGCGCCACTTGCAAAGCTTGAATTAATTGAAAAAGTTGTATTTGATTGCAAGAGCGGAATTACTGGTGCAGGGGAGAGTCCGTCTGAATTCACGCATTATCCAAACTTGCACGAGGCGATAGTTCCTTATAAAGTGACAGATCACAGACATTTTCCTGAAATTATCCAGGAACTTTCGAGATTTCAGCAAGATGTAAGGGTTTATTTTACTCCCCAGGTATTTCCCGGTTCGAGGGGGATTCTAACAAATGCACACGTATTTATGAGAGGAGAGCTAACAAGAGAAGAGCTTTACAGGATATATGAAGATTTTTACAGAGACTGCTACTTCATAAGACTTCAGGAGGAGGTAAAGTTGAGCCAGGTAAGGGGAAGCAATTTCTGCGATATAGCTCTTTATCCTGCTGGCGAGAGAGTGGTAGTAGTCTCGGCAATCGATAACATGGTTAAAGGTGCAAGCGGGCAGGCAATACAGAACATGAATTTGATGTTTGGCTTGGATGAGCGAACTGGACTGAAAATTCCGCCCCTCTTTCCATGAAAAAATTTTTTAGTTGAGAGCCCGCAAAGAGGAAATGGAAATGGTAAAGATCAATGTAGGCAAGAAAGGAATAACGGAAAGCTTAATAAACGAAATAAATCTCCAACTTGAAAAGAGGGGAATAGTGAAAGTTAAACTGCTCAGGAATTTCGAGAGTAGGAGCAATAGGAGTTCGGTAGGTGAAGAGTTGGCCAAAAGGCTCGGATGTAAGGTTAAAGACGTGAGGGGATTTGTTATAACTTTGGAGAGGTGAATCTGATGAGTGTATACGATGTGCCTGCAGAACTGCTCATAAACAGGGTTGCACAGAAGCTAAAGGATGCTGTGTCTCCGCCGGAGTGGGCTAAGTTTGTCAAGACAGGAGTAAACAGGGAAAGGGCTCCGGATCAGCCCGACTGGTGGTATATTAGACTTGCATCCATATTCAGGAGGATCTACATCGATGGGCCCGTAGGGATCGAGAGACTGCGATCCTACTATGGAGGCAGAAAAAGACGTGGAGTTAGACCGGCGCACTTTGCTAAGGGAAGCGGGTCAATAGTGAGAAACGCTCTGCATCAGCTGGAGCAACTGGGTTTTGTTAAGAAAACTCCCAGGGGAAGAGTTTTAACTCCTGCAGGTAGAGCTTACTTGGACAAAATAGCAGCGGAGTTGAAGTCAGAATTGTCTCAGAAGATTCCAGAACTGAGTAAATACTGAGGTGATGAGCCATGGACGAGCTGGAGGAAATAAGAAGAAGAAAACTTCTTGAGATGCAAAGGCAAAAGGAGCTTGAGGAATTGAGAAGACAGGAAGAGCTTAGAAGACAGTATGAAGCTCAAAAGCAGGCTATACTACGAACAATACTCGAGCCAGAGGCAAGGGAAAGACTTGGAAGGTTAAAATTAGCTCATCCAGAAATTGCTGAAGCGGTAGAAACCCAGCTCGTCTATTTGGCTCAGGCTGGAAAGATTCAGGGAAAAATTTCAGACAATATGCTTGTTGAGATTTTGAAAAGGGTTCAGAAAAAAAGAGAAACCAAAATTGTTAGGAAGTGATGTTATGGGTAAGAAAACTCTTGGAGTTAAATTGAGATTGGCCAAGGCATTGAAGCAGAACGTTCGCGCTCCAGTTTGGGTTACCATAAAAACAGGAAGAAGAGTATTCGGCAGTCCCAAGAGGAGATACTGGAGAAGGAGGAAGCTGAAAGTCTGAGGTGAGCGGATGGCGAATATTCAGGTTGAGAGAATTTACTCCTTAAGACTAAGGCAGAAACTCGTCCGATACCCTCGGTGGTTGAGGGCCAAAAAAGCTACAAGATATCTCAGAAACTTTCTGAGCAGACACATGAAGGTTCCACCTGAGAATGTAAAACTTGATGAAAAAGTTAACGAGTTTCTGTGGAGCAGAGGAGCAAAATGGGCTCCAGCGAGAATCAGAGTCAGAGCGGTGAAGTTTGACGATGGAATTGTTGAAGTAGAACTTGCATGAGGCTTTTAGCCGTTCACGGAAGCCCCCTTATCGGATTATATGCAAAAGTTTCGGAGAATTTTGCAGTAATAGGTGTATCTGACGAGAAGTTCGAATCTTCTTTAAAGGAAACTCTTGGTGTTGAGACAGTGGTGACCACGATTGCAGGATCAGAACTTGTAGGATCAATGATTGCGATGAACTCAAATGGATTGGTTGTTAGCAGTAGCGTTACAACCAAAGAACTTGAAAAGCTTGAGAGCAAGTTTGAAGTTAAAGTTGTGGATACACCAATGACATGTTTGGGAAACAATTTTTGTCTAAATGACAGGGGAGGTATTGCTCATCCAGAGATGGCCAATCACATTGTAGAAGAGATAAGCGATTTTCTTAACATAGAGATAGTTTTGGGAACAATTGGGGGAATAAAAACAGTCGGGATGGCAGGGGTAATAACGAACAGGGGAGGAATAGTGCATCCTAACACAAATGAATGGGAATTAAAAAAGATCAAGAGGGTTATGGGCATAGAAGCTTTGAAAGGAACCGCCAATTTCGGCAACGACATGGTTGGTTCGAGCATCATCGCAAATTCAAAAGGATACATAGTTGGTAGGGATACTACCGGTTTGGAGTTAGGAATTATAGATGAAGCTCTGTTTCCGTGAGGTGGTCGTATGTTCGAGATAAAAGGATCTTTTAAAGATGTAGACGGCTGGAAAAAGTTTAAAAAAGTAATTAAAGCTGAGAGTGAGAAACTTGCTTTGGAAAAGCTCTTTTCAATAATAGGGAGCAATCACAAGGTTAAGAGGCATCTCATAAAAGTTGAAGAAATAAAAAAGGTGGGTAAATGAGCATCGAAGAGAAAGTTGCAGTTCTCCAACAACTACAAAAGGATTTCGAACTTTTGCAAAGGAGATTGGTTGAACTGGAACTTATTGCGAATGAGTATAGAAAAGCAATCTCAACTTTGGAATTTTTAAAAACTGCTGAGAAAGAAATTAACGCCCTCGTGAGCCTTGGGGGAGGCGTTTACGCTTATTCAGACATAAGAGACTGCAAAAAAGTTTTGTTGGAGGTTGGTTCAGGGATAGTTGTTGAAAAGGACGTCGATAGTGCCCTCGACTTTATTAAAAAGAGGCTGGAAGAAGTTGAGAAATCAAGTGCAGACACAACAAACACTCTCAGGGGAATAGTTCTTGAAGCATCAAAGATCCAGCAGGAAATAGCGGAGCTTTCAAAGAAGAAAGAGGAATGAGATGTTTAAGGCACTTAAGGAGAAACTTCAGCAGTTAAAAGAAAAAATAGATATTGGCAGTGTTGGGGAAAAAGTATCCGCCTTGGCAAGTGGAGAGGTTTTAATCTCGGAAGAAAAAGTCGATGAGATTCTTGATGAGCTTGAAGTCATTCTGCTCGAAAGCGATGTTGCATTTGAAGTGGTGGGTGAAATAAGAGAGAAACTAAAGGCAAGACTTTCTGGAAAAAGGAAGAAAATTGGAGAAAGTCTTTACAACATAGTTGAAAAAGAGCTGAAGGCAGTTCTGATTGAGATCCTGCAAAAAAATCAATTCGACTTTGATGAGTTTGTAGAGCGGAGGATTAAGGATAAAAAACCTTTAAACATAATATTCGTTGGGGTAAATGGCACAGGAAAAACGACGACGATTGCAAAGGTAGCAAAGAGGCTCATGAACAAATACAGCGTTGTGATCGCTGCTGGAGACACTTTTAGGGCGGGAGCGATAGAGCAAATTGAGGAGCATGCAAAGAGACTTGGAGTTAGACTTATAAAGCACAATCCCGGCTCTGATCCCACTGCGGTCATATTTGACGCCTTGAAGCATGCAGAGAGTAGAGGCATAGATATTGTTCTCGCGGACACAGCCGGAAGAATGCACACCAAAAAGAATCTTTTAGATCAGCTTGAGAAGATAAAGAGAGTCACTAAACCGGATCTGATCATTTTTGTTGATGAGACCATTGCGGGAAATGATGCTGTTGAAAGAGCAAGAATGTTTAATGAAATGGTTGGGATTGACGGTAGCATTCTAACCAAGATCGATGCAGATCCAAAAGGCGGAACTGCAATCTCGATCAGCTATGTAACTCAAAAACCGATTCTTTTTCTGGGAACAGGGCAAAGTTATGAGGATTTGGTAAAGTTTGACCCTCACTGGCTTGTTGAAAGGATCTTTTCATGAAATTCGTGATACCTTTCAAACCCGTAAATCCAAAATCCAGACTTAGCGATGTTTTAAGTGAAGAAGAGAGAAAAAGATTTGCGGAATTGATGTTGATAGATGTAGTCAATGTTCTAAAAAAACTTGATCTTGAAATAAAGATAGTCTCATCCTCGAAACTAAATCTCGATCTTGGGGTCGAGCTTGAAGAAGATAACAGACCTCTGGACGATTGTGTGAACTCTGAACTTGAAGAAGTTCCAAAGGCAATCGTGATGTCAGATTTACCTCTTTTAAATTCAGAAACAATTGAAAGGTTTTTGGATTGTAAAGAAGACGTAGTAATTGCTCCTGGTAGAAAAGGAGGAACAAACATGCTTCTCGTTAGAAAAAAAGGATTCAGAGTTTCTTATCATTATTGCAGTTTTATAAAACATTTGAATTTTGCAAAATCTCTCGGTTTTAGCTATCGAATCTTTGATTCTTTCTACTCATCCGTGGACATAGACGACAGAGGAGATTTGCTTGAGCTCATGATCCATGGTGAGGGAAAACTTTCAAAGGCATATTTGGAAGAACTTGGATTTCGCGTAAAGTTAGAAAAAATTCCAAAGTTGCAAAGAGTTAAGAAAAAATCCAGACAATCTTTAGTTCTGCGATAGTTTTTTTTACAAAGAATAAAACAAGAAAGCGATGGAAGAGTTTGAGATCTGGGTCGAAAAGTATCGTCCTAAAACACTTGACGAAGTGGTTGGACAGGAGGAGATCATAAAAAGGCTAAAAGGCTACGTTGAGAGGAAAAACATTCCTCACATGCTTTTTTCAGGTCCTCCTGGCACAGGAAAGACCGCAACAGCAATAGCTTTGACAAGAGACCTGTTTGGAGATGTTTGGAGGGATAACTTTATCGAAATGAACGCAAGCGATGAGAGAGGAATTGATGTAGTTCGGCACAAGATCAAGGAATTCGCAAGAACCGCTCCGCTTGGTGGAGCACCTTTTAAAATTATATTTCTCGACGAAGCCGATGCATTGACTGCAGACGCTCAGGCTGCACTCAGGAGAACAATGGAAATGTTCTCAAAGAGCTGTAGATTTATTTTAAGCTGTAATTACGTGAGCAGGATAATAGAGCCAATTCAAAGCAGATGTGCTGTTTTCAGATTTAAGGCTGTATCCAAAGAAGCGATGAAGAAAAGATTGCTTGAAATCTGCCAAAAAGAAGGGGTAAAGATTACCGAAGACGGAATTGAGGCAATTCTATACATTTCTGGTGGAGATTTCAGAAAAGCGATAAATGCTCTCCAAGGTGCGGCAGCAATTGGAGAAGTCGTTGATCGAGAGAAAATCTTCCAGATCACTGCAACCGCTCAACCAGAAGAAATTGCTCAAATTCTTGAAACTGCCCTTAAGGGCAACTTCGTCGAAGCTCGTGAAAAGTTAAGCAAGCTTATGCTTGAATACGGCATGAGCGGTGAAGACGTGATTGCACAGCTCTTCAGAGAGATCACTTCTTCAAACATGAATGAGAAGCTGAAGGTTCTGTTAATCGATAAACTGGGCGAGATAGATTTTAGACTGACTGAGGGAGCAAACGAAAGGATCCAGCTCTCTGCATTTCTGGCTTACGTTTCAACGCTTGCAAAGAAGTGATGTGGTCTGCTTATAAAAAAGAAAAGCTTGAGAGCTATGAGGAAGCAAAAAGGGAATCAAAGCTTGACGATGATATAATACCGATCCTTGAAAAAATAAATGAAAAAGAAAACTTCGTTACACTTTCAAGCTGTAGCGGTAGGATTGCGGTAATAGATCTGGAAAACTTTGGAGAAAAGCTAAATTCTGAATTTATTGGGAAATGGCATCGCAGGGTTGAATTTGGCGAAGTTTTGGAATGCGTTAAAAAGTGCCAGAGACAGGGATGGCTTATACAGTATCCCCCGATCATACACGTCGCATGCAAAGATCTTGAATCCGCCAGAAAACTAATGAAAATTGCAAACGATGCTGGATTCAGAAGAAGTGGACTTATTTCTTTGCAAAACTTTGTTGTAGAGATCGCCTCTCTTGAAAGATTAGAACTACCAGTGGCAATTGATGGCAAAAAGATCATTGAAGATAACTATCTTCGCATTGCGGTTGATTTAGCGAACAAAAAGCTTGAAAGTGGAAAGAGAAAACTCAAAAGACTCGAGATTTTTATTTCTTCCTTGTGAACAGTAGACCAATTGCGGAAACGAATAGCGCTGCAAAAACCGCTGCTGCGAATCTGTAAATCGAGTCTCTTATTTCTGGGTTGATCAGATATCCCGCGGTTCCCCAGATAATAAGACCAATCGAAATAGTTATAAACGCTGATGTGAAATGCCTTCCAACCTTTCTCCCTTCGCTGAAGGCATCTATTGCCCTTGCAATCGCTATTGCTACTCCAGAAAGGGTTATCCAAGCGATGCTATAAAATATGAACGTTGCAATTGCGATATGTGGGGTTGTCTGGGCAATGGACGCGTTGAA
Coding sequences within:
- a CDS encoding UbiX family flavin prenyltransferase, coding for MKLIVALTGASGQIVGIRLIEKLISKGIEVYAIASRAAKITMKSETEFDETYLRTIATKFYDEDEIYAPFSSGSFRHDGMAIVPCSIKTASSIAYGITDNLITRAADVTLKEGRRLVVAVREAPLHKGHLSALLRLSELGAIIYPLVLSFYSKPKNLEELVDFTVSRIMEQLGIEVDYKRWQ
- the argC gene encoding N-acetyl-gamma-glutamyl-phosphate reductase; translation: MKIGIIGASGYTGGELLRLLAMHPKAEVSAVSSRRFEGKEVWRLHSFLRGFYNIKFCAPEIKNFSDCDVVFTAVPHGEAMLYVPKLLEVGIKVVDLSADYRLPKEVYEKTYGKKHTGYLEAVYGLTELHRDEIRRAKLVANPGCYPTGTVLAVAPLAKLELIEKVVFDCKSGITGAGESPSEFTHYPNLHEAIVPYKVTDHRHFPEIIQELSRFQQDVRVYFTPQVFPGSRGILTNAHVFMRGELTREELYRIYEDFYRDCYFIRLQEEVKLSQVRGSNFCDIALYPAGERVVVVSAIDNMVKGASGQAIQNMNLMFGLDERTGLKIPPLFP
- the cofC gene encoding 2-phospho-L-lactate guanylyltransferase — its product is MKFVIPFKPVNPKSRLSDVLSEEERKRFAELMLIDVVNVLKKLDLEIKIVSSSKLNLDLGVELEEDNRPLDDCVNSELEEVPKAIVMSDLPLLNSETIERFLDCKEDVVIAPGRKGGTNMLLVRKKGFRVSYHYCSFIKHLNFAKSLGFSYRIFDSFYSSVDIDDRGDLLELMIHGEGKLSKAYLEELGFRVKLEKIPKLQRVKKKSRQSLVLR
- a CDS encoding tubulin/FtsZ family protein translates to MRLFVIGFGQAGGKILDMLIENEKRRGSNIRMRWLAVNTARTDLIGLKHVPMQDRILIGQTVVKGHGVGTDNKMGAKITQDEIETILNAIDERGTHDLDAFLILAGLGGGTGSGGAPVLAKHLSEMYSEPVYAFGILPAPEEGKLYSLNAARSMISLMKYVDNLILFDNGAWKFEGMSLKDSFAKINEEIVRRIALLARAGEPIEEDLVGEMVVDSSEVINTLKGGGITSIGYATSLAETDSKKGLPFFRKKKKEEIETIEGDKAIKIASLVRRAALGRLTLPCNISSAERALILVAGPPEHLDRKGLEKAKIWLEEQIAGVEVRAGDYPTRRTKYVAALVVLANVTEAPRVKELQQLAIEAKEGIESAEKERVEKTINLFDEDIEPLI
- the pfdA gene encoding prefoldin subunit alpha; its protein translation is MSIEEKVAVLQQLQKDFELLQRRLVELELIANEYRKAISTLEFLKTAEKEINALVSLGGGVYAYSDIRDCKKVLLEVGSGIVVEKDVDSALDFIKKRLEEVEKSSADTTNTLRGIVLEASKIQQEIAELSKKKEE
- the ftsY gene encoding signal recognition particle-docking protein FtsY, with the translated sequence MFKALKEKLQQLKEKIDIGSVGEKVSALASGEVLISEEKVDEILDELEVILLESDVAFEVVGEIREKLKARLSGKRKKIGESLYNIVEKELKAVLIEILQKNQFDFDEFVERRIKDKKPLNIIFVGVNGTGKTTTIAKVAKRLMNKYSVVIAAGDTFRAGAIEQIEEHAKRLGVRLIKHNPGSDPTAVIFDALKHAESRGIDIVLADTAGRMHTKKNLLDQLEKIKRVTKPDLIIFVDETIAGNDAVERARMFNEMVGIDGSILTKIDADPKGGTAISISYVTQKPILFLGTGQSYEDLVKFDPHWLVERIFS
- the cobQ gene encoding cobyric acid synthase CobQ; this translates as MKAIMVGGTTSSAGKSLLTMAICRILAKKGYEVAPFKAQNMSLNSFVTKNGKEIAIAQAMQAFAAGIEPDERMNPILLKPKGNFISQLVILGEAVGDLDSREYYKKTPELRRVVEKAYDSLAEEFEVIVIEGAGGMAEINLYDRDLANIHIARYAKPAILIVGDIDRGGVFASLYGTYQLLPEDVRKMVVGLIINRLRGYEEFLGNGIRRLEELCGVPVIGVIPFLDSDFPSEDSLNIEDWKGSGLIGIVRLPRISNFTDFEPLRKIASFVGLNDIPECEILIIPGSKDTIADLKTLKSSPIFDHIKKIAGKKLIIGICGGYQMLGKELVDFGVEHGVERVRGLGLLEAETKFERYKKKTVQVSKKVTGDAEIIRSIRGETVWGYEIHKGITISKKPIFEDDGCQSDDGMCWGTYLHGLFWNENLIKAIGKYLGVKLEFENKFDFLADEVEKRLKIDRLLSKISIS
- a CDS encoding YhbY family RNA-binding protein, translating into MEMVKINVGKKGITESLINEINLQLEKRGIVKVKLLRNFESRSNRSSVGEELAKRLGCKVKDVRGFVITLER
- a CDS encoding 50S ribosomal protein L39e, whose product is MGKKTLGVKLRLAKALKQNVRAPVWVTIKTGRRVFGSPKRRYWRRRKLKV
- a CDS encoding 30S ribosomal protein S19e: MSVYDVPAELLINRVAQKLKDAVSPPEWAKFVKTGVNRERAPDQPDWWYIRLASIFRRIYIDGPVGIERLRSYYGGRKRRGVRPAHFAKGSGSIVRNALHQLEQLGFVKKTPRGRVLTPAGRAYLDKIAAELKSELSQKIPELSKY
- a CDS encoding translation initiation factor IF-6, which codes for MRLLAVHGSPLIGLYAKVSENFAVIGVSDEKFESSLKETLGVETVVTTIAGSELVGSMIAMNSNGLVVSSSVTTKELEKLESKFEVKVVDTPMTCLGNNFCLNDRGGIAHPEMANHIVEEISDFLNIEIVLGTIGGIKTVGMAGVITNRGGIVHPNTNEWELKKIKRVMGIEALKGTANFGNDMVGSSIIANSKGYIVGRDTTGLELGIIDEALFP
- a CDS encoding DNA-binding protein, with translation MDELEEIRRRKLLEMQRQKELEELRRQEELRRQYEAQKQAILRTILEPEARERLGRLKLAHPEIAEAVETQLVYLAQAGKIQGKISDNMLVEILKRVQKKRETKIVRK
- a CDS encoding 50S ribosomal protein L31e, with the translated sequence MANIQVERIYSLRLRQKLVRYPRWLRAKKATRYLRNFLSRHMKVPPENVKLDEKVNEFLWSRGAKWAPARIRVRAVKFDDGIVEVELA
- the rpl18a gene encoding 50S ribosomal protein L18Ae, which produces MFEIKGSFKDVDGWKKFKKVIKAESEKLALEKLFSIIGSNHKVKRHLIKVEEIKKVGK
- a CDS encoding replication factor C small subunit gives rise to the protein MEEFEIWVEKYRPKTLDEVVGQEEIIKRLKGYVERKNIPHMLFSGPPGTGKTATAIALTRDLFGDVWRDNFIEMNASDERGIDVVRHKIKEFARTAPLGGAPFKIIFLDEADALTADAQAALRRTMEMFSKSCRFILSCNYVSRIIEPIQSRCAVFRFKAVSKEAMKKRLLEICQKEGVKITEDGIEAILYISGGDFRKAINALQGAAAIGEVVDREKIFQITATAQPEEIAQILETALKGNFVEAREKLSKLMLEYGMSGEDVIAQLFREITSSNMNEKLKVLLIDKLGEIDFRLTEGANERIQLSAFLAYVSTLAKK